GGCGCTCGATCTCCTCGTAAGCGGCGCTCTCGATCTCCTGCGTGGTGTGCGGGGCGATCGGCACGGCCGTGAAGGTGAACAGGCGCGGGTAGCGGGTGCCGGGCTGCAGGCCCGCGGCGATGCTCGCCGCGACGCGCTCGCGCACGACCAGACGCGACACCAGGCGCGAGGTGCGGCCGCCGGTGAGCAGGCTGGCGAGCACCGAGAGGGCCCGCGAGTCGGGATGCATGGCGGCCGGGACGTGGTAGCCGATCATCACGCTAGGGTTCGCGTTGAACTCGACCTCGATGCGCCGTTCCCCGCGCTGCGGCGGCTCCTGGGTGGTGACGGGCCGGTGCGGCTCGCCCGCCGCGAGGTCCCCGAAGTAGCGGTCGGCCCATTGCTTCATCTGGGTCGTGTCGATGTCGCCGACGATGGCGACGACCGAGTTGTTGGGCGCGTAGAAGCGGCGGTAGTACTCGAGCGCCTGGGTGCGGGAAACCGTCTGGATCTCGCTCGCGACGCCGACCACCGGCCGGCCGTACGGGTGGGCACGGAAGGCCGCCTGGAGGAACTCCTCGCGCAGCATGCCGACCGGCTGCGTCTCGACGCTGCGCCGCCGCTCCTCCATGACCACGTCACGCTCGGAGTAGAACTCGCGCAGCACCGGGTTGCGGATCCGGTCCGCCTCGAGCACGAACCACAGCTCGGCGCGGTTGGAGGGGAGGGAGAAGAAGTAGTTCGTGCCGTCGTTGAACGTGGAGGCGTTGATGCGCTGCGCGCCGTTGCGCGTGAGGACGCGCCAGAACTCGTTGCTCTCGACGTACTGCCGGGCGGAATCCTCGAGCTGGCGCAGCCGGTCGCGCAAGCGGCGGATCGTCACGCTGTCCGCCGACGCGCCCTTCCGGAACTCCTGGGTGAACGAGTCGGCCACCGCGTCGACGCGCGGGAACATCCGCTGCTCGGCCGCGTAGTCGCGGGTGCCGAGGGTGGGCGTGCCCTTGAAGAGCATGTGCTCGAACAGGTGCGCGGTGCCCGAGATGCCGGTCCACTCGTCGACGCCTCCGGCGCGGAATTGGGTGACGAAGGAGACGGTGGGCGCGCCCTCGCGCCGGAGGAAGAGGAGCGTCATCCCGTTCGGGAGGACGTACTTCACGACGGGGAGCCGCTCGCCCGGGCTCGGCTCCTGCGCCGCCAGCGGTTGCGCGGCGAGGCCGAGCGCGAGGAGTGCGGCGAGGAATCGGTGACGCATCGCTGACCTCCGGTATTGCCGGTTGTTGTGCGTTATGCACCAATGAAGATTCCCGCGAAACGGCATAGCGCAAGGGCGGGGGAAAGCGAGCAACCAAGCGGCCGCGATGCGCCCTCAGGCTCCCGCGGTCCAGCGGTCGAACGGCGAGGCGTGTTGGAATTCGTCGGGATGCTGTCGGAACCAGCTCATCACGAGCAGCAGCTGGTCCATCTCCGCCGCGCCGCGCGCCGCGGGCGCAGGCTCGGGGTCGTGGGTGTAGCGCCGGATCGCGGCGGCGAACGCTTCTCGCTCGATCGGGGTGCGGGGCCAGGCCGCTTCGGCCCGCATCAGGCCATGGCGGACGAGGTACACGCGGTCGTCCGACCCCCCAGCCCGGTCCTTCACGCCGTACACGAAGCTCAGGCCTTCGACGGCGGCGCGGAGGCGGGCCGCGGCGCCGAAGAGCCATTCGAGCGATTCCAGCCGGTCTCGCCAGAGTGCGGCGCGCTCGAAAGCGCATGCGGCCGAGGCGTCCTCCATGCCTTCGAGCACCCGGTCGAGCGGATGGGCGGAGCGGCCTTCGAGGAAGTCGGCGGCGCGGGCGGCGGCGGCGGCGTAGCCGTCAGCCGAGCAACGGCCGGCGC
This genomic stretch from Gemmatimonadales bacterium harbors:
- a CDS encoding pitrilysin family protein, yielding MRHRFLAALLALGLAAQPLAAQEPSPGERLPVVKYVLPNGMTLLFLRREGAPTVSFVTQFRAGGVDEWTGISGTAHLFEHMLFKGTPTLGTRDYAAEQRMFPRVDAVADSFTQEFRKGASADSVTIRRLRDRLRQLEDSARQYVESNEFWRVLTRNGAQRINASTFNDGTNYFFSLPSNRAELWFVLEADRIRNPVLREFYSERDVVMEERRRSVETQPVGMLREEFLQAAFRAHPYGRPVVGVASEIQTVSRTQALEYYRRFYAPNNSVVAIVGDIDTTQMKQWADRYFGDLAAGEPHRPVTTQEPPQRGERRIEVEFNANPSVMIGYHVPAAMHPDSRALSVLASLLTGGRTSRLVSRLVVRERVAASIAAGLQPGTRYPRLFTFTAVPIAPHTTQEIESAAYEEIERLQREPPGDAEMQRVRNQIEAGSIGRIENPFSLALQLASSEALYGDWHQSFRFDGAALAVSPADVQRVARTYFSRNNRTVATLVRPARPAAGGTN